From a region of the Bacteroidota bacterium genome:
- a CDS encoding leucyl aminopeptidase has protein sequence MKTSTLKSNLKTIKADAVAVFIYQDKNIFGEQISNLKKILPKEIDRIINLENFKSKQETTAFAYTDNIIASPRLILVGVGKQGKTTLETFRRASAAAANKAKSMKAKHIAIMFPHLPSGFSGTVEDTVQSIVEGSILSQYKFDKYITFKKEEHNNISEITIFADDEAKSKLISKGAKLARIVCDGVILARNLVNAPASEIYPETLAQAAKESSEKYGFKCSIWNEKKIKQEGFGGLMGVSSGSTRPPRFIILDYNSNNKELDTVVLVGKGITFDSGGISIKPSANMSEMKMDMSGAAAVIGTIETASRLKLPIHLVGLIPATENMPSGSAMKPGDIISHYGGKTSEVDNTDAEGRLILADALAYAHSFKPKCVIDLATLTGAVVVALGHHATAVLGNDDALISKLKVAGEKTYERVWQLPLFEEYEKQIKSDVADVKNIGNRGAGTITAAMFLKKFISTKNKKEYRWAHLDIAGTAIMDEGSHYIPKCGSGVGVRLLTEFFRNWKT, from the coding sequence ATGAAAACTTCAACATTAAAATCAAACTTAAAAACAATAAAAGCTGACGCTGTTGCTGTATTTATTTATCAGGATAAAAATATTTTCGGTGAACAAATATCAAATCTGAAAAAAATTCTCCCAAAAGAAATTGATAGAATCATAAACCTTGAAAATTTCAAGAGTAAACAAGAAACAACTGCTTTTGCTTACACCGATAATATAATCGCTTCACCACGTTTGATATTAGTCGGTGTTGGAAAACAAGGTAAGACAACACTTGAAACATTTCGCAGAGCATCCGCAGCCGCAGCTAATAAAGCAAAATCGATGAAAGCCAAACACATTGCCATTATGTTTCCCCATCTTCCTAGTGGGTTCAGCGGAACTGTTGAAGATACTGTTCAGTCTATTGTTGAAGGATCAATTCTTTCTCAATACAAGTTCGATAAATACATTACATTTAAAAAGGAAGAACACAATAATATTTCTGAGATAACGATATTTGCCGACGATGAAGCGAAATCGAAATTAATTTCTAAAGGCGCCAAATTAGCAAGAATAGTATGTGATGGAGTAATACTCGCTCGTAACCTTGTTAATGCACCAGCTTCTGAAATTTACCCCGAAACACTCGCTCAAGCCGCAAAAGAATCATCAGAAAAATATGGCTTTAAATGTTCGATTTGGAACGAAAAAAAAATTAAACAAGAAGGATTTGGAGGTCTGATGGGTGTAAGTTCCGGCAGCACTCGTCCTCCCCGCTTTATTATTTTGGATTATAATTCTAACAACAAGGAACTCGATACAGTTGTTTTGGTAGGCAAAGGAATCACATTCGACTCGGGGGGAATTTCTATAAAACCTTCGGCTAATATGTCCGAGATGAAAATGGATATGAGCGGCGCTGCGGCAGTTATTGGGACAATAGAGACAGCATCACGATTAAAACTCCCAATCCATCTTGTTGGCTTGATACCCGCAACTGAGAATATGCCGAGCGGTTCGGCAATGAAACCGGGCGACATCATTTCACACTACGGCGGCAAAACATCGGAAGTCGATAACACCGACGCTGAAGGAAGATTGATATTAGCTGATGCACTCGCTTATGCTCATTCATTTAAACCGAAATGTGTAATTGACCTTGCAACACTAACAGGAGCTGTGGTTGTTGCACTTGGGCATCATGCCACTGCCGTTCTCGGTAATGATGACGCATTAATCTCCAAACTGAAAGTCGCTGGTGAAAAGACATACGAACGAGTTTGGCAGCTTCCATTGTTTGAAGAGTACGAAAAACAAATTAAGAGTGATGTCGCAGATGTAAAAAATATCGGCAACCGGGGTGCAGGAACAATAACTGCAGCAATGTTTCTCAAGAAATTCATTTCCACTAAAAACAAAAAAGAATATAGATGGGCGCATCTTGATATTGCCGGCACCGCAATTATGGACGAAGGAAGTCACTACATTCCAAAATGTGGTTCGGGTGTTGGAGTAAGACTTCTAACTGAGTTCTTCAGAAATTGGAAGACCTAA
- a CDS encoding bifunctional oligoribonuclease/PAP phosphatase NrnA, translating to MHEIQKIADIIKLYHHFVITSHVNPDGDSLGCELALAHFLRKIGKSATILNHNETPKFYEFLDRKNEILKFNSNLHKDIILNTDVIFVVDTNQSDRLRSLEQYVLQSKAIKVIIDHHLEAGDFADYYLIDAEATSTAEILYKFLLSMDSDIIDYEIAHPLYTAIMTDTGSFRFPRTDIETHQIIAHLLHFGVDPTEVYSKVYESWTLGRMRLLGEVLDTAKTEYDGKLAYIVCTQKMFDATGTTEVETDNFTNYPMSIEGVQIGLLFNELDDGIKISFRSKGDIPVNELAKEFGGGGHKNAAGARLFGVKLNDMVKEVIEKSKNYIDH from the coding sequence ATGCACGAGATTCAAAAAATAGCAGATATAATCAAGCTGTATCATCACTTCGTAATCACTTCACACGTAAATCCCGATGGCGATAGTCTCGGCTGCGAACTCGCTCTCGCTCACTTCCTCCGAAAGATCGGTAAATCAGCCACGATACTTAATCATAATGAAACTCCAAAATTTTATGAATTCTTAGATAGAAAAAATGAAATTCTAAAATTTAATTCCAATCTACACAAAGATATCATACTCAATACAGATGTAATATTCGTAGTTGATACTAATCAATCCGACCGACTTCGAAGTCTGGAACAATATGTTCTGCAAAGCAAAGCAATCAAAGTTATAATCGACCACCATCTTGAAGCCGGCGATTTTGCGGATTATTATCTGATAGATGCAGAAGCCACTTCCACCGCTGAAATTCTATACAAATTTTTACTTTCGATGGATAGCGACATAATAGATTACGAAATCGCCCATCCGTTATACACAGCGATTATGACTGACACCGGTTCGTTTCGCTTTCCGAGAACAGATATCGAAACCCACCAAATCATAGCACATCTTTTACATTTCGGCGTTGACCCGACTGAAGTATATTCGAAAGTTTACGAAAGTTGGACACTCGGGAGGATGCGATTATTAGGTGAAGTTCTCGACACCGCTAAAACTGAATACGACGGCAAACTTGCTTACATCGTATGCACACAAAAAATGTTTGATGCAACCGGAACAACCGAAGTTGAAACAGATAATTTTACAAACTATCCGATGAGCATCGAAGGAGTACAAATTGGTTTATTATTTAACGAGTTGGATGATGGTATAAAAATCAGTTTCCGCTCAAAGGGAGATATTCCCGTAAACGAATTAGCCAAAGAATTCGGGGGCGGTGGACACAAGAATGCGGCTGGAGCGAGATTGTTTGGTGTGAAGCTTAACGATATGGTTAAAGAAGTTATTGAGAAATCCAAAAATTATATTGACCACTGA
- a CDS encoding 2-oxoacid:ferredoxin oxidoreductase subunit beta, which produces MNTIPIYTTKDFQSDQDVRWCPGCGDYSILAQTQRVFPDLGIPKEKTVFVSGIGCSSRFPYYMITYGFHGIHGRAAAIASGLKIAHPDLSVWVATGDGDGMSIGGNHFIHACRRNTGLKILLFNNQIYGLTKGQFSPTSLQGQVTKSTPFGNIDHPFNPLSLALGAQATFVSRTLDRDPKHMQTVIKRAAAHNGTAFVEIYQNCNVFNDGAFELWTEKDSKDDNVVVLENGKPLIFGKNKDKGIRLNGFTPEVVSLIDGKYTTSDLILHDEKDPMLAFILAGMSGIQNLPRPVGVVYAVEKSTYEQLMQNQIDDITTKKGIGDLEKLFNRGETWEVK; this is translated from the coding sequence ATGAATACAATACCAATATATACAACAAAAGATTTTCAATCGGATCAGGATGTTCGATGGTGCCCGGGCTGCGGCGATTATTCGATTCTGGCGCAAACGCAGCGGGTATTTCCTGATTTAGGAATTCCTAAAGAGAAAACTGTTTTTGTTTCTGGTATCGGATGCTCGAGTCGTTTTCCCTACTATATGATCACCTACGGATTTCACGGAATACACGGCAGAGCTGCTGCGATTGCATCGGGATTAAAAATAGCACATCCCGATTTATCGGTTTGGGTAGCAACCGGCGACGGCGATGGTATGAGCATCGGCGGGAATCATTTCATACATGCTTGCCGTAGGAATACCGGTTTAAAAATTCTTCTCTTCAACAATCAAATTTATGGATTAACGAAAGGGCAATTCTCACCTACCTCGCTGCAAGGGCAAGTTACAAAATCGACTCCATTTGGAAATATCGACCACCCGTTTAATCCGTTATCGTTGGCACTGGGTGCTCAGGCAACCTTTGTCTCACGTACTCTCGATCGCGATCCCAAACACATGCAAACCGTAATCAAGCGAGCCGCTGCACATAACGGAACGGCTTTCGTTGAGATTTATCAGAACTGTAATGTGTTCAACGACGGTGCTTTTGAGTTGTGGACTGAAAAAGATTCAAAAGATGATAATGTTGTTGTTCTCGAAAACGGGAAGCCACTAATTTTCGGAAAGAATAAAGATAAAGGAATCCGCTTAAATGGTTTTACACCTGAAGTCGTATCCCTTATAGATGGTAAATATACCACCAGTGATTTGATTCTTCACGACGAAAAAGATCCGATGTTAGCATTCATACTTGCCGGGATGTCGGGGATACAGAATTTACCACGACCGGTCGGAGTTGTATATGCAGTTGAAAAATCGACTTATGAACAATTGATGCAAAATCAGATTGATGATATTACAACAAAAAAAGGTATCGGTGATTTGGAAAAACTTTTCAACCGCGGCGAAACCTGGGAAGTTAAGTAA